A genome region from candidate division KSB1 bacterium includes the following:
- a CDS encoding sulfatase-like hydrolase/transferase — translation MSVSRRQFIKNAALGSAALGLARFGCSRPKQPNIIFIMADDLGYGDLGCYGQTNFSTPNIDQLAQQGMRFTQHYAGSTVCAPSRCVLMTGRHTGHAVVRGNRQAEPRGQMPLPADETTVAAALKQAGYATGCFGKWGLGLADTPGDPQKHGFDTFCGYYDQVRAHNAFPAFIYKNAGKIHLDNEVVYMPKDHWSKGLGSYSTEKNEYARHVVADEALKFIEQHQNRPFFLYFPTTIPHDNGEAAEGAKNEVPEIHPDYRDKPWSHEQKQYATVIRILDDYVGRILTKLKELGLEKNTLMVFTSDNGAMPAPWCQTFRSNGPLRGAKRDLYEGVSVFRSLPGGRDRCSRAA, via the coding sequence TTTTTATTATGGCCGATGATCTGGGATACGGAGACCTGGGCTGTTACGGACAGACAAATTTCAGCACGCCGAATATTGATCAGCTGGCGCAGCAGGGCATGCGTTTTACTCAGCACTATGCCGGATCCACGGTGTGCGCGCCGTCGCGCTGTGTGCTGATGACCGGCAGACACACCGGACATGCGGTTGTGCGCGGCAATCGCCAGGCGGAGCCGCGCGGTCAGATGCCGCTGCCGGCGGACGAGACGACCGTGGCCGCCGCGCTGAAACAGGCCGGCTATGCCACCGGCTGTTTCGGAAAATGGGGACTGGGACTGGCGGATACACCCGGCGATCCTCAGAAACACGGATTTGACACGTTTTGCGGCTATTACGATCAGGTGCGCGCTCACAATGCATTCCCCGCGTTTATTTATAAAAACGCCGGGAAAATCCATCTGGATAACGAGGTGGTTTACATGCCGAAAGACCACTGGTCAAAGGGTCTGGGCAGTTATTCGACTGAAAAAAACGAGTATGCCCGCCATGTGGTTGCCGACGAAGCATTGAAATTTATTGAACAACACCAAAACCGGCCGTTTTTCCTCTATTTTCCCACCACCATACCGCATGACAATGGAGAGGCAGCGGAGGGAGCGAAAAATGAAGTGCCGGAGATTCATCCGGATTATCGCGATAAACCGTGGAGCCACGAGCAGAAACAGTACGCCACGGTTATCCGCATCCTGGATGATTATGTGGGGCGCATTCTGACAAAGCTGAAAGAACTGGGTCTGGAAAAAAACACCCTGATGGTGTTTACCAGTGACAACGGCGCCATGCCGGCGCCCTGGTGTCAGACGTTCCGCAGCAACGGTCCTCTGCGCGGCGCCAAACGTGATTTGTACGAGGGGGTATCCGTGTTCCGTTCATTGCCAGGTGGCCGGGACAGGTGCAGCCGGGCAGCGTGA